The Microbacterium foliorum genome has a window encoding:
- the purH gene encoding bifunctional phosphoribosylaminoimidazolecarboxamide formyltransferase/IMP cyclohydrolase → MAGPRHDHSLYRDRDTVPVRRALVSVSDKTDLLVLAKALAAAGVQIVSTGSTASTIREAGFEVTDVAAVTGVAEMLDGRVKTLHPKIHGGLLADLRLEDHEHQLADLDIEPFELVVVNLYPFVETVASGAEGDDVVEQIDIGGPAMVRAAAKNHANVAIVVSPQSYSGIISAIENGGTTLTQRRELAARAFAHTAAYDTAVAAWFAEGTLGEGEDLPTHLTIQAERLATLRYGENAHQRGAIYTRVGGHGIAQARQLQGKEMSYNNYVDADAALRAAYDMVKPAVAIIKHANPCGIATTAPNALDPIASAHLRAHECDPVSAYGGVIAANGTVTLKMAENLKDIFTEVIVAPSFEPAALEVFKAKKNLRLLQLPEDWQQERMDVRLVSGGLLLQDADRFPDDIVSVAKNWELVSGERPSDEEMENLIFAWKACRAVKSNAIVLAKDNATVGVGMGQVNRVDSCRLAVERAGDRAVGSVASSDAFFPFADGAQVLIDAGVTAIVQPGGSVRDEEVVDAARKAGVTMFFTGERHFFH, encoded by the coding sequence ATGGCCGGCCCCCGCCACGACCACTCGCTGTACCGCGATCGCGACACCGTCCCCGTCCGCCGCGCGCTCGTCTCGGTGAGCGACAAGACCGACCTGCTCGTGCTCGCGAAGGCGCTCGCCGCCGCGGGAGTGCAGATCGTCTCGACCGGGTCGACGGCGTCGACCATCCGCGAGGCGGGCTTCGAGGTCACCGATGTGGCCGCGGTCACCGGTGTCGCCGAGATGCTCGACGGCCGCGTCAAGACGCTGCACCCGAAGATCCACGGCGGTCTGCTCGCCGACCTGCGCCTCGAGGACCACGAGCATCAGCTCGCCGACCTCGACATCGAGCCCTTCGAGCTCGTCGTGGTGAACCTCTACCCCTTCGTCGAGACCGTCGCCTCGGGAGCCGAGGGCGACGACGTGGTCGAGCAGATCGACATCGGCGGACCGGCGATGGTGCGTGCCGCGGCGAAGAACCACGCGAACGTCGCGATCGTCGTGTCGCCGCAGTCATACTCCGGCATCATCTCGGCCATCGAGAACGGGGGCACCACGCTGACGCAGCGACGCGAGCTCGCCGCACGCGCCTTCGCACACACCGCCGCCTACGACACGGCCGTCGCCGCATGGTTCGCCGAGGGCACGCTGGGCGAGGGCGAGGACCTTCCCACGCACCTCACCATCCAGGCCGAGCGGCTCGCCACGCTGCGTTACGGCGAGAACGCGCACCAGCGCGGCGCGATCTACACGCGCGTCGGCGGACACGGCATCGCACAGGCCCGCCAGCTGCAGGGCAAGGAGATGTCGTACAACAACTACGTCGATGCGGATGCCGCGCTGCGCGCCGCGTACGACATGGTCAAGCCCGCCGTGGCCATCATCAAGCACGCCAACCCGTGCGGCATCGCCACGACCGCTCCGAACGCGCTGGACCCGATCGCCAGCGCGCACCTGCGCGCGCACGAGTGCGACCCCGTGTCGGCCTACGGGGGAGTGATCGCCGCGAACGGCACCGTCACGCTGAAGATGGCCGAGAACCTCAAGGACATCTTCACCGAGGTCATCGTCGCGCCGTCATTCGAGCCGGCAGCCCTCGAGGTGTTCAAGGCGAAGAAGAACCTCCGTCTGCTGCAGCTGCCGGAGGACTGGCAGCAGGAGCGCATGGACGTGCGCCTGGTCTCGGGCGGCCTGCTGCTGCAGGACGCCGACCGCTTCCCCGACGACATCGTCTCGGTGGCGAAGAACTGGGAACTCGTCTCGGGCGAGCGCCCCAGCGACGAGGAGATGGAGAACCTCATCTTCGCCTGGAAGGCGTGCCGCGCCGTCAAGTCCAACGCGATCGTGCTGGCCAAGGACAACGCCACGGTCGGTGTCGGCATGGGCCAGGTCAATCGCGTCGACTCGTGCCGCCTCGCGGTCGAGCGTGCGGGCGACCGCGCCGTCGGCTCGGTCGCATCCTCCGACGCGTTCTTCCCGTTCGCGGACGGTGCACAGGTGCTCATCGACGCGGGCGTCACGGCGATCGTGCAGCCCGGCGGATCGGTGCGCGATGAAGAGGTCGTGGATGCCGCCCGCAAGGCCGGCGTGACGATGTTCTTCACCGGGGAACGTCACTTCTTCCATTGA
- a CDS encoding DNA-3-methyladenine glycosylase 2 family protein has translation MSLPVTDFDERYRAISARDTRFDGQFVTAVRSTGIYCRPSCPARTPKPENVAFYPTSAAAHEAGFRACKRCLPEAAPGSPAWDLRSDVAARAMRLISSGVVEREGVAGLAARLGYSTRHLTRVLSTELGAGPLALARAHRAHMARMLLVGTDMPISEVAFSAGFASIRQCNDTIREVFALTPGELRARRRGPEAVAPGAIDLVLPYRGPLDAGGVFDWMAARAVTGVEVATSTAFSRHLRMAGGSAWFEVSLDASARLHLRARVAQLGDLAPLVSTVRRIFDLDADPSAVDQALSAHPELAPLVARTPGIRVPGSADPHEMLIRAMIGQQITVVAARTALTALAEALGERTEQGLLFPTMSAIAEHGAEVLRGPGARIRAIVGAAAALADGSLTLTVGDDGPSQRAALLAMPGIGPWTADYVRMRVLGDPDILLPGDVALRAGAAASGLPGDPIPLVAWAERTAPWRSYLSAHLWRAAPVRPRRASQSSVPKETP, from the coding sequence ATGAGCCTCCCCGTGACCGACTTCGACGAGCGGTACCGTGCGATCAGCGCGCGCGACACCCGCTTCGACGGGCAGTTCGTGACCGCGGTGCGCTCGACCGGCATCTACTGCCGTCCCAGCTGCCCGGCGCGCACGCCCAAACCCGAGAACGTCGCCTTCTACCCGACCAGCGCCGCCGCCCATGAGGCCGGGTTCCGCGCGTGCAAGCGCTGCCTCCCCGAGGCTGCTCCCGGATCGCCCGCGTGGGACCTGCGCAGCGACGTGGCAGCGCGGGCGATGCGGCTGATCTCCTCCGGTGTCGTCGAACGTGAGGGGGTCGCGGGCCTCGCCGCGCGCCTGGGGTACTCGACGAGGCACCTCACCCGGGTGCTCTCGACCGAACTCGGGGCGGGTCCGCTCGCCCTCGCCAGAGCGCATCGGGCGCACATGGCGCGGATGCTCCTCGTCGGTACCGACATGCCGATCTCCGAGGTGGCGTTCTCGGCCGGCTTCGCCAGCATCCGGCAGTGCAACGACACGATCCGCGAGGTGTTCGCGCTCACCCCCGGCGAGCTCAGAGCGCGTCGGCGCGGACCGGAAGCGGTCGCTCCGGGCGCGATCGATCTCGTGCTCCCGTATCGCGGCCCGCTCGACGCGGGCGGCGTCTTCGACTGGATGGCGGCACGGGCCGTCACGGGGGTCGAGGTGGCGACGTCCACTGCATTCTCGCGGCACCTGCGGATGGCCGGAGGATCGGCATGGTTCGAGGTGAGTCTCGATGCCTCCGCGCGTCTGCATCTGCGCGCCCGGGTCGCGCAGCTCGGCGACCTGGCGCCGCTGGTGTCCACGGTGCGACGGATCTTCGACCTCGACGCCGACCCCTCGGCCGTCGACCAGGCGCTCAGCGCACATCCGGAGCTCGCGCCCCTGGTCGCGCGCACGCCCGGAATCCGCGTACCGGGGTCTGCAGATCCGCACGAGATGCTGATCCGGGCGATGATCGGTCAGCAGATCACCGTGGTCGCCGCGCGCACCGCGCTCACGGCGCTCGCCGAGGCCCTGGGGGAGCGCACGGAGCAGGGGCTGCTGTTCCCGACCATGTCGGCGATCGCCGAGCACGGCGCCGAGGTGCTGCGAGGGCCGGGGGCCCGCATCCGGGCGATCGTGGGAGCGGCGGCCGCGCTCGCCGACGGATCCCTCACGCTCACCGTCGGAGACGATGGGCCCTCGCAGCGCGCGGCGCTTCTCGCCATGCCGGGCATCGGCCCGTGGACCGCCGACTATGTGCGGATGCGTGTGCTCGGCGACCCCGACATCCTGCTGCCCGGAGACGTGGCGCTGCGCGCCGGAGCGGCGGCGTCCGGCCTGCCGGGAGATCCGATTCCGCTGGTCGCGTGGGCGGAGCGTACCGCTCCGTGGCGCAGCTACCTCAGCGCTCACCTCTGGCGCGCCGCGCCGGTGCGTCCCCGACGCGCATCGCAGAGTTCCGTTCCGAAGGAGACACCATGA
- a CDS encoding methylated-DNA--[protein]-cysteine S-methyltransferase, producing MTALIQTLDTPDGPFTILADERQRVLASGWTADQRAIIGRLSPSAQPTSITEGETDAAAAALAFYAGDLSALDTVAVQQTGTAMQLAGWAALRGIEPGEPLTYTSFAARLGAPRAVRAAASICARNAPALFVPCHRVLRSDGTMGGFAWGMDVKSSLLEREARRS from the coding sequence ATGACCGCCCTCATCCAGACCCTGGACACGCCCGACGGGCCGTTCACGATCCTCGCCGATGAGCGCCAGCGGGTGCTGGCGTCGGGGTGGACCGCCGATCAGCGCGCGATCATCGGGCGTCTGTCGCCGTCTGCACAGCCGACGAGCATCACCGAGGGGGAGACCGATGCGGCGGCGGCGGCCCTGGCCTTCTATGCGGGTGACCTGTCGGCGCTCGACACGGTCGCCGTGCAGCAGACCGGTACCGCGATGCAGCTGGCCGGATGGGCGGCGCTGCGGGGGATCGAGCCGGGCGAGCCGCTCACCTACACCTCGTTCGCCGCACGGCTGGGCGCTCCCCGCGCGGTGCGCGCCGCAGCCTCGATCTGCGCCAGGAACGCGCCGGCGCTGTTCGTGCCGTGCCACCGCGTGCTGCGCTCCGACGGCACGATGGGCGGGTTCGCGTGGGGGATGGACGTCAAGTCGAGTCTGCTCGAGCGCGAGGCCCGGCGCAGCTGA
- a CDS encoding ABC transporter ATP-binding protein, with product MSSSPSSQNASPSSTLSTPAALWRLKPFVKPVIWRLAGGAASALVAAIIALMIPIVLEQIIRGPVQAGALAGIAWGALAVFGLALGEALMVWLRRQFVLNPATQVEYTMRTELYSRLQTLPVSFHDRWQSGQLLSRMMQDIGLIRRWLAFGLVLLVVNVLTIVIGSVLLFRWHWLLGVIFIVTAIPLWIRGYLFEKRYGALTRRSQDQAGDLATSVEESVHGIRVLKAFGRGSHALGRFSRQAETLRETEMSKAGAIASIWFWLDLMPQIAFGLSLMSGIWLISQGEIDQAQLFAFFAMAVVLRWPIESIGFLFSFMLDARTATDRVFDIYSETNSIADPEKPVHITEPRGELAFEGARFRYQDAAADERDLLDGIDLVLRPGETMALVGLTGSGKTTLTTLPTRLYDVTGGRVTLDGVDVRDLPLAELRQHIAMAFEDATLFSATVRENVLLGRADLDVHSDEGERVLREALDVAQAAFVDTLPEGVETVIGEEGLSLSGGQRQRLALARAVAAAPKVLVLDDPLSALDVDTEALVEEALRHVLADTTAMIVAHRPSTVALADRVALLEAGRVTAVGTHSELLRTSRHYRHVISSLEAEEAARTGAIPIIRDSEAEIDATVAEGIRAESADDASSGSATAVEEDKEVQR from the coding sequence ATGTCTTCCTCGCCTTCATCGCAGAACGCCTCGCCGTCCTCCACCCTCTCTACTCCCGCCGCTCTGTGGCGCCTGAAGCCCTTTGTCAAGCCGGTCATCTGGCGGCTCGCCGGCGGCGCCGCCAGTGCGCTCGTCGCCGCGATCATCGCCCTGATGATCCCGATCGTTCTCGAGCAGATCATCCGCGGGCCGGTGCAGGCCGGTGCGCTGGCGGGCATCGCCTGGGGCGCGCTCGCCGTCTTCGGGCTCGCCCTCGGCGAGGCGCTGATGGTGTGGCTGCGCCGTCAGTTCGTGCTCAACCCGGCCACGCAGGTCGAGTACACGATGCGCACCGAGCTCTACTCGCGCCTGCAGACCCTTCCGGTGTCGTTCCACGACCGCTGGCAGTCGGGCCAGCTGCTGAGCCGCATGATGCAGGACATCGGCCTCATCCGCCGGTGGCTGGCGTTCGGTCTCGTGCTGCTGGTGGTCAACGTCCTCACGATCGTGATCGGCTCGGTGCTGCTGTTCCGCTGGCACTGGCTGCTGGGCGTGATCTTCATCGTCACCGCGATCCCGCTGTGGATCCGCGGGTACCTGTTCGAGAAGCGCTACGGCGCGCTCACGCGCCGCAGTCAGGACCAGGCCGGTGACCTCGCGACGAGCGTCGAGGAGAGTGTGCACGGAATCCGCGTGCTCAAGGCGTTCGGCCGCGGCTCGCACGCGCTCGGCCGTTTCAGCCGCCAGGCAGAGACCCTGCGCGAGACCGAGATGAGCAAGGCCGGCGCTATCGCGTCGATCTGGTTCTGGCTCGACCTGATGCCGCAGATCGCGTTCGGTCTCAGCCTGATGTCGGGCATCTGGCTGATCTCGCAGGGCGAGATCGATCAGGCCCAGCTGTTCGCCTTCTTCGCCATGGCGGTGGTGCTGCGATGGCCCATCGAGTCCATCGGATTCCTGTTCTCGTTCATGCTCGACGCGCGCACCGCCACCGACCGCGTGTTCGACATCTACTCCGAGACGAACTCGATCGCCGACCCTGAGAAGCCGGTGCACATCACCGAGCCGCGCGGCGAGCTCGCGTTCGAGGGGGCGCGCTTCCGCTACCAGGATGCCGCCGCCGACGAGCGCGACCTGCTCGACGGCATCGACCTCGTGCTGCGTCCGGGCGAGACGATGGCGCTGGTCGGTCTGACCGGCAGCGGCAAGACCACGCTGACCACGCTGCCCACGCGTCTGTACGACGTCACCGGCGGCCGCGTCACGCTCGACGGCGTCGACGTGCGCGATCTGCCTCTGGCCGAGCTGCGCCAGCACATCGCGATGGCGTTCGAAGACGCCACGCTGTTCTCGGCGACGGTGCGTGAGAACGTGCTGCTCGGACGCGCCGACCTCGACGTGCACAGCGACGAAGGCGAGCGCGTGCTGCGCGAAGCCCTCGACGTCGCGCAGGCGGCCTTCGTCGACACACTGCCCGAGGGCGTCGAGACGGTGATCGGCGAAGAGGGGCTCAGCCTCTCCGGCGGTCAGCGTCAGCGTCTCGCGCTGGCGCGCGCCGTCGCGGCCGCCCCCAAGGTGCTGGTGCTCGACGATCCGCTGTCGGCGCTCGACGTCGACACCGAGGCGCTCGTCGAAGAGGCGCTGCGTCACGTGCTCGCCGACACCACCGCGATGATCGTGGCCCACCGCCCCTCCACCGTGGCGCTCGCCGACCGCGTGGCTCTGCTCGAGGCGGGGCGGGTGACCGCAGTGGGCACGCACTCCGAGCTGCTCAGGACGAGCCGCCACTACCGCCACGTCATCTCCAGCCTCGAGGCGGAGGAGGCGGCGCGCACCGGCGCGATCCCGATCATCCGCGACTCCGAGGCCGAGATCGACGCGACGGTCGCCGAGGGCATCCGTGCGGAGTCCGCCGACGATGCTTCGTCAGGCTCAGCAACCGCAGTCGAAGAGGACAAGGAGGTGCAGCGATGA
- a CDS encoding ABC transporter ATP-binding protein, translated as MSSTITGTQDEDRSRYTKEESKAIRRRSLHLLGSLVQPLKPRIILAAVVLVISTALQVAGPILISIGLDRALPAVLERADWMPTFMIGGIYLLAGAVAAAMIAWYVIIAAKLTQAVLLDLRKRIFLHTQRLSLEFHESYTSGRIISRQTSDLDSIRELLDGGLNELVSGVLFGLFTFIALCVWDWQSGLILAIGGIPLFFLMRWFYSRSQLVYRESRVISAKVIVQFVETMTGIRAVKAFRKEPRNDVAFQKIAGEYRDVNRRSMLLFGTFEPGLMGVAALVLGIVVLWGGIRVSEGALTVGVLLSAVLYVRNFFAPMQEIAMFLNSYQSATAALEKVSGVLEEVPTVPDPEKPVDLWESRGHVQFHEVTFGYNGEKTILPNFSLDIEAGQTIALVGTTGAGKSTLAKLISRFYDPSVGSVTLDGVDLRDLHPKDLRRAIVMVTQEAYLFSGTVADNIALGKPDASLEEIRAAARAVGADGFISSLPDGYGTDVNKRGGRVSAGQRQLISFARAFLADPAVLILDEATASLDIPSERLIQDALQTLLKDRTAIIIAHRLSTVAIADRVLVMEHGRIIEDDTPASLISGTGKFAQLHAAWQQTLV; from the coding sequence ATGAGCTCCACCATCACCGGAACGCAGGACGAGGACCGCTCCCGCTACACCAAGGAGGAGAGCAAGGCGATCCGTCGCCGGTCGCTGCACCTGCTCGGCTCGCTCGTCCAGCCACTGAAGCCGCGGATCATCCTCGCGGCCGTCGTGCTGGTCATCTCGACCGCCCTGCAGGTGGCCGGGCCGATCCTCATCAGCATCGGGCTCGACCGCGCGCTGCCTGCCGTCCTCGAGCGCGCCGACTGGATGCCGACCTTCATGATCGGCGGCATCTACCTGCTCGCGGGCGCCGTGGCCGCGGCGATGATCGCGTGGTACGTGATCATCGCGGCCAAGCTCACCCAGGCCGTGCTGCTCGACCTGCGCAAGCGGATCTTCCTGCACACCCAGCGCCTCAGCCTGGAGTTCCACGAGTCGTACACCTCCGGCCGCATCATCTCCCGTCAGACGAGCGACCTGGACTCCATCAGGGAGCTGCTCGACGGCGGCCTCAACGAGCTCGTCTCGGGTGTGCTCTTCGGCCTGTTCACCTTCATCGCCCTGTGCGTGTGGGACTGGCAGTCCGGACTCATCCTGGCGATCGGCGGCATCCCGCTGTTCTTCCTGATGCGCTGGTTCTACTCGCGCTCGCAGCTCGTGTACCGCGAATCGCGGGTCATCAGCGCGAAGGTGATCGTGCAGTTCGTCGAGACCATGACGGGCATCCGTGCGGTCAAGGCGTTCCGCAAGGAGCCGCGCAACGACGTCGCCTTCCAGAAGATCGCCGGCGAGTACCGCGACGTGAACCGGCGCTCGATGCTGCTGTTCGGCACCTTCGAGCCCGGGCTGATGGGGGTGGCCGCGCTCGTGCTCGGCATCGTCGTGCTGTGGGGCGGCATCCGCGTCTCGGAGGGTGCTCTCACCGTCGGCGTGCTGCTGTCCGCCGTGCTGTACGTGCGCAACTTCTTCGCGCCCATGCAGGAGATCGCGATGTTCCTCAACTCGTACCAGTCGGCCACCGCGGCGCTCGAGAAGGTCTCGGGCGTGCTCGAGGAGGTTCCGACGGTTCCGGACCCCGAGAAGCCGGTCGATCTGTGGGAGTCCCGCGGGCACGTCCAGTTCCACGAGGTCACCTTCGGATACAACGGCGAGAAGACGATCCTCCCGAACTTCTCGCTCGACATCGAGGCGGGACAGACGATCGCGCTGGTCGGCACGACCGGGGCGGGCAAGTCGACCCTCGCGAAGCTGATCTCGCGGTTCTACGACCCCTCGGTCGGATCGGTGACGCTCGACGGCGTCGACCTGCGAGACCTGCACCCGAAGGATCTGCGCCGCGCCATCGTCATGGTGACGCAGGAGGCGTACCTGTTCAGCGGCACGGTCGCCGACAACATCGCGCTCGGCAAGCCGGACGCCTCGCTCGAGGAGATCCGGGCCGCGGCGCGTGCGGTCGGCGCCGACGGGTTCATCTCGTCGCTGCCCGACGGCTACGGCACCGACGTGAACAAGCGCGGCGGTCGCGTGTCGGCGGGGCAGCGTCAGCTGATCTCGTTCGCGCGCGCGTTCCTCGCCGACCCCGCGGTGCTCATCCTCGATGAGGCCACCGCGTCGCTCGACATCCCGTCGGAACGGCTGATCCAGGACGCTCTGCAGACCCTGCTGAAGGACCGCACCGCGATCATCATCGCGCACCGGCTGTCGACCGTCGCGATCGCCGATCGGGTGCTCGTGATGGAGCACGGCAGGATCATCGAGGACGACACGCCCGCGTCGCTGATCAGCGGCACGGGCAAGTTCGCTCAGCTGCACGCGGCCTGGCAGCAGACTCTGGTCTAG
- the yicI gene encoding alpha-xylosidase, with product MKFTDGFWQLRPGVTALYAQQAYDIAETDDTPDGAGLVITAPTMVIAGRGDTLNRPVLTTTLSSPAEGVIRVRIAHHEGGRTHEGFRLPGAGSGHATRDITAEGGVLEAGALIARIAPGSPFNLSFEVEGRRVTGSGHKAQGYIRLAPHAQVDPGIVDNARQGGAAPRDSVFVHEQLDLGVGELVYGLGERFGPLVKNGQSVDVWNADGGTSSEQAYKSIPFHVSNRGYGVLVNDSGHVSYEIGSESVERMQFSVPGEVLEYFVIAGPTPKEVLGRYTALTGRPPVVPAWSYGLWLSTSFTTDYDEQTVTSFIDVMAARELPVSVFHFDCFWMREFNWTDFVWDTRVFPDPEGMLSRLHAKDLRVCVWINPYIAQRSPLFREAADQGFLVRRPDGTVWQWDLWQAGMGLVDFTNPAATAWYQEHLRRLIDQGVDCFKTDFGERIPTEVVWADGADPTRMHNLYTDLYNRAVHDVLVEARGAGDAVLFARSATAGGQSMPVHWGGDSTSTYASMAETLRGGLSLALSGFAYWSHDIGGFEGTPDAGVFKRWTAFGLLGSHSRFHGSSSYRVPWAFDEEAVDVTRRFTHLKMQLMPYLYQQGIDASRTGLPVMRPMQLEFPEDPAVGYLDRQYMLGSSLLVAPVFSADGSVEFYLPDGAWTSLLTGETVQGGGWRRETHGFDSLPLYVRPGTALPWGARIDRPDYDYHEGLRMRVFPGGDGTTSVTVTSPDGVEATYTIDLAEVTE from the coding sequence ATGAAGTTCACCGACGGGTTCTGGCAGCTGCGACCGGGCGTCACGGCGCTCTACGCCCAGCAGGCCTACGACATCGCCGAGACGGACGACACGCCGGACGGCGCCGGCCTCGTCATCACCGCCCCCACCATGGTGATCGCCGGTCGCGGCGACACGCTCAACCGCCCCGTGCTGACGACCACGCTCTCCTCTCCGGCGGAGGGCGTGATCCGGGTGCGGATCGCTCACCACGAAGGCGGCCGCACGCATGAGGGATTCCGGCTCCCCGGCGCCGGGTCGGGGCACGCGACGCGCGACATCACCGCCGAGGGCGGCGTGCTCGAGGCCGGAGCTCTGATCGCCCGCATCGCTCCCGGCTCTCCCTTCAACCTCTCATTCGAGGTCGAGGGCCGTCGGGTCACCGGCAGCGGTCACAAGGCACAGGGGTACATCAGGCTCGCGCCCCACGCCCAGGTGGATCCCGGCATCGTCGACAACGCGCGTCAGGGCGGGGCCGCCCCCCGCGACTCCGTGTTCGTGCACGAACAGCTCGACCTGGGGGTCGGCGAGCTCGTCTACGGCCTCGGCGAGCGATTCGGGCCGCTGGTCAAGAACGGACAGTCGGTCGATGTCTGGAACGCCGACGGCGGCACCTCCAGCGAGCAGGCCTACAAGAGCATCCCGTTCCATGTGTCGAACCGCGGGTACGGCGTGCTGGTGAACGACTCCGGCCACGTCTCGTACGAGATCGGCTCCGAGTCGGTCGAACGGATGCAGTTCTCGGTCCCGGGCGAGGTGCTCGAGTACTTCGTGATCGCCGGCCCCACCCCGAAGGAGGTGCTCGGAAGGTACACGGCGCTGACCGGCAGACCTCCCGTGGTGCCCGCCTGGTCGTACGGTCTCTGGCTCTCGACGAGCTTCACGACCGACTACGACGAGCAGACGGTCACCTCATTCATCGACGTGATGGCCGCACGCGAGCTGCCGGTGTCGGTGTTCCACTTCGACTGCTTCTGGATGCGCGAGTTCAACTGGACCGACTTCGTCTGGGACACCAGGGTGTTCCCCGACCCGGAGGGGATGCTGTCGCGACTGCATGCCAAGGACCTCAGGGTGTGCGTGTGGATCAACCCCTACATCGCTCAGCGCTCACCCCTGTTCCGTGAGGCGGCGGATCAGGGGTTCCTGGTCCGCCGCCCGGACGGCACCGTGTGGCAGTGGGATCTCTGGCAGGCGGGCATGGGTCTCGTCGACTTCACGAACCCCGCCGCGACCGCCTGGTACCAGGAGCACCTGCGCCGGCTGATCGACCAGGGGGTGGACTGCTTCAAGACCGACTTCGGCGAGCGCATCCCCACCGAGGTGGTCTGGGCCGACGGCGCTGACCCGACCCGCATGCACAACCTCTACACCGACCTCTACAACCGCGCGGTGCACGATGTGCTCGTCGAGGCCCGCGGGGCCGGCGACGCCGTGCTGTTCGCCCGGTCCGCCACGGCGGGCGGTCAGAGCATGCCGGTGCACTGGGGCGGCGACTCCACCTCGACGTATGCCTCGATGGCCGAGACCCTGCGGGGCGGTCTGTCGCTCGCGCTGAGCGGGTTCGCGTACTGGAGCCACGACATCGGCGGGTTCGAGGGTACGCCGGATGCCGGCGTCTTCAAGAGATGGACCGCCTTCGGTCTGCTCGGCTCGCACTCGCGATTCCACGGCTCCAGCTCCTACCGGGTGCCGTGGGCGTTCGACGAGGAGGCCGTCGACGTGACCCGGCGATTCACGCATCTCAAGATGCAGCTCATGCCCTACCTGTATCAGCAGGGCATCGACGCCTCGCGGACCGGCCTGCCGGTGATGCGTCCCATGCAGCTGGAGTTCCCCGAGGATCCGGCGGTCGGCTACCTGGACCGCCAGTACATGCTCGGCTCGAGCCTGCTCGTCGCTCCGGTCTTCTCCGCCGACGGCTCGGTCGAGTTCTACCTGCCGGACGGTGCCTGGACGTCGCTGTTGACCGGCGAGACCGTGCAGGGCGGCGGCTGGCGCCGCGAGACCCACGGCTTCGACTCGCTGCCGCTGTACGTGCGTCCAGGCACGGCACTGCCCTGGGGTGCGCGCATCGACCGGCCGGACTACGACTACCACGAGGGACTGCGCATGCGCGTCTTCCCCGGCGGTGACGGTACGACGTCCGTGACGGTCACCTCCCCCGACGGGGTCGAGGCGACGTACACGATCGACCTCGCGGAGGTCACCGAGTGA
- a CDS encoding carbohydrate ABC transporter permease, with product MHATTAIVTGKPGKARPRGGMTKKRPVDWLLLALVVVGAVLVIAPFYLVLVNSFKSPVDYATSGPLALPETLDFGGIIKFWERVNFPEKVWNSILIAGVVSVLAVVISMLNAFAIGIGRIRGRSWIVLLFLMANLLPQEALLYPLYFMFKSVGLYDNVWAVIIVFTVIQAAFGTYLLSSVYGTFPKEILEAASLDGASRWQILWRVVFPISRPTLSVLLIFFFIWTWNEFLIPLTFLASNANQTVPVAISVLQGDRLMDVTTTSASALLGIIPTLIFFLIFQRTLTRGITAGAVK from the coding sequence ATGCACGCCACCACTGCCATCGTCACCGGGAAGCCGGGCAAGGCCCGCCCCCGCGGGGGCATGACGAAGAAGCGTCCGGTCGACTGGCTGCTGCTCGCCCTCGTCGTCGTGGGAGCGGTGCTGGTCATCGCGCCGTTCTACCTCGTGCTCGTCAACTCGTTCAAATCGCCCGTCGACTACGCGACGTCCGGTCCGCTCGCCCTCCCGGAGACCCTCGACTTCGGCGGCATCATCAAGTTCTGGGAGCGGGTGAACTTTCCCGAGAAGGTGTGGAACTCGATCCTCATCGCCGGCGTCGTCTCAGTGCTCGCGGTGGTGATCTCGATGCTGAACGCGTTCGCGATCGGCATCGGCCGCATCCGCGGCCGCAGCTGGATCGTGCTGCTGTTCCTGATGGCCAACCTCCTGCCGCAGGAGGCGCTGCTGTACCCGCTCTACTTCATGTTCAAATCGGTCGGCCTGTACGACAACGTGTGGGCCGTCATCATCGTCTTCACCGTCATCCAGGCGGCGTTCGGCACGTATCTGCTCTCGTCCGTCTACGGCACGTTCCCCAAGGAGATCCTCGAGGCCGCATCGCTCGACGGTGCGAGTCGCTGGCAGATCCTCTGGCGCGTGGTCTTCCCGATCAGCCGGCCGACCCTGTCGGTGCTGCTCATCTTCTTCTTCATCTGGACATGGAACGAGTTCCTCATCCCCCTGACCTTCCTCGCCTCGAACGCGAACCAGACGGTCCCGGTCGCGATCAGCGTGCTGCAGGGCGACCGGCTGATGGACGTGACCACCACGAGCGCCTCGGCGCTGCTGGGCATCATCCCCACGCTCATCTTCTTCCTCATCTTCCAGCGCACCCTCACGCGCGGCATCACGGCAGGAGCAGTCAAGTAA